DNA sequence from the Cucumis melo cultivar AY chromosome 6, USDA_Cmelo_AY_1.0, whole genome shotgun sequence genome:
TGAACTTTTGGAATTTGTTTGTTGTTATGTTTGGGTAGATTTCCAAGTTTTTTTTGAGGTTCGGCAAGTTTGAGCACTTCTCGGATTATTTAGGACTCAATTAAAGTATGTTAGAGCAATCTTGATTGTGAAAGGTTGTTGCTAATAGTTTTGAACTAGTTCGGATTAATCGGATTGATTAATTAAGATTTAGggtggattttttttataagaatatTTCTTTTGAAAAGCCTTCCGGTGTCGATTATGGTTGTCGAACTAAGTTTTGACCCTCAAAGTTATTGTTTAGGCTTTCTGAAAGTTGATGTCTGTTTAAGGAAGTGGATTTTTGGATTGAGAAATTATAGGATTCAAACTAGGTGCTAAATATGATTTGATTTAGGCTGTCTGGATATGCCAGCTTTTGTGTTTTGGGGATTGTATAGTATTTTTTTGTAGCCAAATTTGGAATTGACGGTATATATCCTTATGGGGGCTTATTTGTGAGAAGACAcatttttgttgttcaaaattCTTTAGAATGAAGATTCATTTGTGTGTTACACTCACATGACCTCACACTTAAGTAATTTGTTAGTTGTTAATCGACCTTTCTGTTGTTCCGGTCTGTTGTTATGTTAATCGACATTTCTGATGTTTTGGTCAACTTGGATCAACATTTATGGCTGAATGATTGGCGTGACCCGAACCATATCTGTTGGGCTACTTCAACTACCATCTTTCCTACTTTTTATTTGAAAGGTTTGGACGACTGAAAGTTGTATTGTGTAAAGTATTGGCTGATTGAAAGCTTTGTATTTGAAAGTTTTAAAAGATTACAGCTTTGAAAAGTATAAAGTTCTGTTTATTAAGAGTTTTAACCGTATATTTAAATGCTTTTGTTTTGTTGAAAGACTATACGTTTAGTTCTCAAATTTATTTGCTCGGAAGATCTTGATATTGAAAGTACTGTTTGTAGCAAGGCTTTGGCTGAAAGTTTTGCaatgattttcttttcattttcaaatgttttgtaaGAAAATGAATTACAAAGCTTGATTTATGAATTGCTCATTGAGCATTTTTTattcccatctatttttttccaaaatgcTTTCATTCGAAGGATCAGACGATAGTTCTAAAGGAAGTAATGTTTCACATTCTGGCACAGGACATCGATGGATGTTTATATCATGATTTGATAATTTGACTTACAATTTGTTTGTAATAAGTTACTTCCGCTGATTTGTTTAAGTTGCAGATGTTTATGATGGTTCTGcttttgcattttttattttaatagcTTTATTGGAAACTATGGGTTGAAATTAAGATTTGAGGAtgaaaataaactttttttttgaaattttggttaactttttgtttatgACTATATATGTTTCTTATTATTTAGTTGGCTGGAGAAATAGTATCTGTGTTTGTAGAAATACTGACTTGTTTGTGATCAATTTCTCAATACAGTTTGAAGTCATGGAAACTGGGGACTCTGCTCCCCCTTCCCTTGGTCCTCGCTATGCACCAGATGACCCTACTCTTCCGAAACCTTGGAAGGGATTGATTGATGGGAGCACTGGACTATCATACTACTGGAATCCTGAAACCAACGTTACTCAGTATGAGAAGCCAGTCTCTTTGCCACCACCATTACCGCTTGGTCCTCATCCTGGTGTCTCTATTTCCAAGCCTACTTCAATTCCTGAGGCTCATTCAATGCCATCAAGTGGCACAGTGGCACCTCATGTACAACAAAATCATTACAACATCCCTCAACAAGATGGCCAATTAAACAACCAGCTTTCTCAACAACCTGGTCATCTGATCTCACAACAGCACAGTTCTGTTGCCAGTCAAGTAGCTGTTAATCACCATCCTGGCATGCAAATGGCTCCAGATGGGCGACAGCATGGCTCGCAACCGAACCAAGTCATGCAGCAGCAGGGGGTGTTTGGAATGTCATCACAGCATATTGGCCAACAGCAGGTCATGCATCAAGGTCAGAACATGGCTCATGCAAATCAACAAATGTCTCAACATCCTAACCAGCAACCCCTGCAGAATCCAGGACAAGCCTTACAGAATCCAGGGCAACAAATGCCACAACCATCGGTCCAGCATTTAGGACAGCCAAACATGCAAAATCCGAAGCCATTAGTTGGGCAGCCTCAAGGTCCACAATATGGTCAGCAGCAGCTTCAATATATCGGTTATCAGCAAAGCCTACATCCAAACGTGCAGCAAAATTCACAGCAGCAAGTTCAACAAAGTCCTTTAGTCCAGCCATTTGGTAATCACCTCGAGCAGAAGCCGGCTTTTCTGAAGAGAGATGAGGAGAATATCCAGTCTGGAAACCAAGTTGGATTTCCTTCTTCCCAGTTTCAACAAAGTGGTGGCACCCCATCCATTCATAACATACATTCGGGAACAAATTCTTCTCAAATGCAACAACTGGGTACATTTGGTAGCTCTCCGGGAAACATGCAACAGCAACTCCCTGTTGGTCAAGTGCAGCATGCAAGTACTGAATTGACTCATCGCCATCATCATTCTAGATTCCAAGATCAAATGGGCCCAGCTGTGATGCAGGGGCAGCAACCTGTTGCTGAAAATTTGCCAGGCAGAGGTGGAAATGAATATTACTTTGGCAGGAATGAGGGGTCTGGCATTGGTCCACATCAGCCAAGGCTTGCAGCAATACCAATGGCAAGGAGCCAGCAGGTTCTTCATTACATGTCCATTTGTAATTCTTCCATCTccataaaaaaatattgtttaagTAAGATACACCATGAGGGATGATTAATTTACTATGAAAAAAACCACACATATATCTTAAGATTGTTGCATCATTGCATGTGATTGCGCACTAACATTTTGGGTAGACATCTTATCTTTGGGTTTTATATAGCAGATGTAGTTGGGTACTGCAAAGTTTTATTGGTAAGGATATTATGTGGATGATTAATAGAGAAATTGATAGGAAATAGTGTGTTAGGTAATCTTCCTTGACCATAACTTAGTTTAAGCTTAAGTGAGATGTATTCTTTCTAACTGTTATATGGGAAAGTAATACTTccattaaaaatattaaacaataCCAATAGCCAGGTTGAGCAACATATACTCTGAAGTTTTCAAGTATTTTAGTTCTGTTCTGTATGATTCATTTTTTCTTGTATGTATAAAAATTATCCTTGCTTTCAGGACTCAAGGATGAGTGGTGACCCATTTCCAAATTCGGCACCCGTTCATCCTAGTGGGACAAAGTTTGCCGGTGGTCCCACACATAATTTGTACAGCCATGGATCTGGTGTTCCATCATTGCCGAATAATGCATTGATGGGGCCTCCTCATGTTGGAGTTTCAGATGTTAATATGTCACCTGTTGAAGTTTATCGTCGTCAGCATGAAGTAACTGCAACGGTTTGTATTTCAGCATGCCTATCTTTTCCAATTATGTTGGAGTTGTGAATGCTACAGGGGTTCTAATTGTATATTTGTGTGGGAAAATCAGTGTGAGATTATCGAGCCTATGCATGTGTATATTAATGGAAGGTTGTACATCCTGAATTGAAACCGGAATGCAATGTGTGACTGACTCTATTTGATTAGATGTGCACCGTTGCATAAATTTATAGTTGTTAAACTACTATTTTTTTGGTTGCAAATGATCAGTTCAATTAACTTTGTAGGGTGATAATGTTCCAGCTCCATTCATGACATTCGAGGCTACTGGCTTCCCTCCGGAGATACTGAGAGAGGCAAGTTTCATGGTTGCTCAAACATCTTTTTATTGGTTGTGTGAAAAAGGAAAATCCATGATCCGTCCTACTCATCTCTTCTGTTATAAATCTACTCTTTACTCACAAGTTGTCACTTGTCGCAGGTGCGATATCTGCTCCGGAGGAGGAGCATATGTCGTACGCTGCACTGCTATTGCTACACTTGCACATGCAACAATCCCTTGATTTTTGGAGGATGCAAAATGGATGGTTGGAGCCTTTCTAGGGCATCTTTTAGTTGAGTGTTGGGCCTTTGACCAAATCACACCTGATGTGACTGAGATGTCTTGCTTATTGGCTCTGCTTAATATGTGTTTATTGCCATCTTTTGTTGCCTCGAGTTGCTTCTGTAAGCAACTAATCTATGGGTTTTCTTTGTGCTATTTCATTTTTGCTCTTGTAGAACACTGTATTGATGAAATGTATTTCGTGCATTAATGTCTTTGCATGTTTTAAACTTGGCGCACTGAGTGTAGTCTTTCGTAATCGTGCCCCAGATATATTCTGCTGGTTTCTCATCTCCTACGCCAATTCAAGCACAAACATGGCCCATTGCCCTGCAAGGTCGGGACATAGTTGCCATTGCTAAAACAGGGTCTGGGAAAACTCTGGGCTATCTGCTTCCTGCCTTCATTCTTCTGAGGCAGTGCCGAAATAACCCTCAAAATGGACCGACTGTGTTGGTTCTGGCTCCTACTAGGGAGCTTGCTACTCAAATACAAGATGAAGCCATTAAATTTGGGAGATCTTCTCGAGTTTGTTGTACGGTGAGTTTGGAATGTTGCCTCTTTTGGTCCGTGTTTCTTTCGTGtgcttctttttcctttccatgACTTAAAATTCTTGGTTATATCAGTGCTTGTATGGTGGAGCCCCAAAAGGTCCTCAATTAAAAGAGTTAGATCGAGGTGCTGATATTGTGGTGGCTACTCCTGGACGGCTTAATGATATACTTGAAATGAAGATGATTAACTTTAGGCAAATTTCACTGCTTGTGCTTGATGAAGCTGATCGGATGCTTGACATGGGATTTGAACCCCAAATTAGGAAAATTGTGAATGAAATACCACCACGTAGACAAACTCTTATGTATACAGCAACCTGGCCCAAGGAAgtaagaaaaatagcaaatgaTCTTCTCGTCAATTCTGTCCAGGTGAATATTGGTAGCGTTGATGAACTTGCTGCTAACAAAGCTATCACACAGGTAACTTTAATATATGTACCATTCTTCTTGAACAGTGTAGATTCAGTCGCATCATGAGTCTTGCTATTgttaaaaatgatatttttggtCTGTCAAATTGAATGCATGGTTTGTGTCATAACTTGATGTATCTTATATCGATCTATAAGTACTTTGCTTTTGAAATTTGACTGTGTTCTGTTCATACTCAAGGTGAATGAAAATTTTTTGAATGCTTGATTTACACAAGATCGAATCGCTTAAATCTATAGGACATGTGCTAGGCCTCCAATCACTCAAGCTTACAAGAGAAGGGGTAAAAAGGGGAATTCCACCCAGACAGCTTGGTAGTTAGGATGGCCAGTGGTCCTCATGACACATGGCAGCAGGAGCATAAGAATATTAGGAATATATATAGGAGCTTTTGTGTTAGGGTTGGGGTATCTTGATCGTTAGACATTTTGGAGTGAACATAGTTCATGGTGGAGAGTACAGCCCTCTTATTTGGCTGAGTTTCTTGTTGGTTTTGTTAATCTTTTGTGCTGGTGAACTATTATCCATATATCAATATAACTACAGCTTAACtctccttttatatataattcTCTGTGAATTCTGCTGGAGTATTAGTGTATTGTGTGTGCTGTTTGGTTAATATTGTTGTAGGTGGAAAGGAAGCCTAACAACATGGAACTATACCCCAGTGTGAGAACGTAAGTTTAAATGACCGTTATAGGAAATAGTGAACTCTTCCTTGACCGATACATAGTTTTAGGTTAAGAGATGTTTTTCTCTAACTAACTTAAGAGATGTTTTTCTCTAACTAACTTTTATATGGGAAAAAATACTTCCATTGAGAATTGTGAATGCATCATTTGATGACATTTTCTATCTGATTCTTAACTGCTAGGTACTTAAGTACCTTGGAGAACTACACCCCAAAAGCTAGCTATTGGGGTCGGCGAGCCAAGTCACTTAAGTACCACATTGGTTATCCCATTCTTACCAATGTGGGACAAAGACATTCCATACTACCTAGGTTTCTAACAATACCCCATCCTCGAAAGGCCGATGTCCCAGTGGCTACTTTGACGGTACTTCACTCAGTCAGAACCCTCCACCGATTCCACTCCAAAACGATGACAACCGACTGTGGTACCATTGTTAGGTACTTCTAACCACACCCCAAAAGCTAGCTATTGTTGTGTGAGAGTCAAGCCACTTAAGTACCACATTGGTCATCCCAAACCAATGTGGGACAAAGGCATCCCATACTACCTTGGTTTCTAACATTAACACTATTCATAATAGTTTCTTTTATCTACCAAGTTAATGTATCCTGTAGTACGTAAATTCTTACCTATGAACCATTTTCTGTTTCTCTAGATGATTTGTTATTGAtcctttctttgttcttttttttctttggtctTCTCTTGCCTTTTTCTGTTTTGGGGTGGGGCGTGGAGAGCAGTATGTTGAAGTCGTTCCACAGATGGAAAAACAGAGACGGTTGGAGCAAATCCTTAGATCCCAAGAAAGGGGTTCTAAGGTAATAATTTTTTGTTCCACGAAGAGGTTGTGTGATCAGCTTGCACGAAATCTTGGACGTGGTTTTGGAGCTGCTGCAATTCATGGAGACAAATCACAGGGGGAGCGTGACTGGGTATTGAACCAGTTTCGTAGTGGAAAGTCCCCGATACTAGTTGCCACCGACGTTGCTGCTCGTGGGCTTGACATCAAAGATATAAGGTAAGCCTCTTTTCTGTTAGTTTCTCTATGGTATAAAAGAAAATCTTGGAAGTTGGGACTACAAATTTGCGAGAATATGGATCTGATATGACTATTTGTAGGGTTTGTTGAATGATTTTTTACCTAGTATTTGTTCtaagatttatttatttcatttttatgcCAGAGTGGTGATCAACTATGATTTCCCAACTGGAATTGAGGACTATGTTCACCGAATTGGAAGAACTGGGAGGGCTGGAGCAACCGGAGTGGCATATACCTTCTTCTCTGAACAGGATTGGAAATTTTCTTCTGATTTGATTAAAGTACTGGAAGGTGCAGGCCAGCCTGTTCCTCCTGAGTTGCGAAATATGGCTATGCGTGGTGGGCCAGGTTTCGGAAAGGATAGGGGTGGGATGGGTCGTTATGATGCAGTTATGGGTGGCAGTCGCTGGGATTCAGGAGGCCGAGGTGGCATGAGTGATGCTGGGTTTGGTGGTCGTAGTGGTGCAAGAGATGGAGGGTTTGGTGGCCATGGTGGGATGAGGGATGGTGGGTTTGGTGGTCGTGGTGGAATGAGAGATGGTCCTGGTGGACGAGGTGGGAGAGGTGATTTCTTTTCCACTCGGGGTAGAGGACGGGGGTTTGGTGGACCTATGGGAGGTCATGTTGGTTGGGGCAGGGGTGATCGTGGTGGCCCACACGATAGGTTCAATGGTGTGGATGGACGTGGTCGTGGACGTGGGCAGGGTCGATTTGATAACAGAAGAGACTTCAGCAATAGGAGTAGAGGCAGAAGCTACAGTCGTAGTCCTGAAAGAGTCCGGACATGGGGTTATAGCCGAAGTCGAAGTCGCAGTCGCAGTGGTAGCCGTAGTCGCAGTAGTAGAAGCTGGAGTCGGAGTCGGAGTCGAAGTCATAGCAGGAGTAGAAGCAGGAGCCGGAGTTGGTCCCGCCGTTATAGCCGAAGTCGTAGTCGTAGCCGTAGCCAGGATAATAACGAGCGACCACGTGTCCGAAACTTCGATAAAAAAGACGACCCACCTCCTGAATCAGTAGGTACAGCATCTCCTGGCACACCAAAGAACGGTTTTGAAGAAAAAGATGTGAGGCAGCTTGCTCCAATGCCCGGGAGCAGTAGTATGGAGGCAACGAATCCAGAAAATGGTGGAGATACGAGTAATGAAATTGTTAACGCAGCGGCTCAAGTAATATGAACGAATGTGGATGAATGATGGGTGGCTTTTGGTTTTGATATTACCAATTCAAtatctttataaaaaattttCTCGCAGGAAAATCTAAGCAATATGAAGGTTAGAAGAGGTGGGGATTTGAGGGATCTTTACAATTTATATTGGCTGTTATGAATTTGCTGCCTATTCTAGCAATTAGCATAATCAATTGATAGTCTGGAGAATGACCATGTTTTCTTTAATGCCAAGGAGGAAATATTTGTGTCTAGCAATTATTAGATGGTTACATAAAATATATTCTTGAAAAGTAATTATGTATACACACCTAAAATAACAATTCCCACTACTAGAGTTTGTTATTTCAACTGAAAATCAAGTTATGGTTGACCCTTAAATAATTCTTgcaaaaatagaataaaacaAAGCGACACTTGATATCATTTTTACTTGAAGTTGCATCAATTTTCTATTAGATTTGTGAATTGCAAACAAATATTTCTATGAAAATCAAATAGATAAAAGTGTTCAACATATTTGAATTAATAAGCACTCATCAATTTAGGATTTAACTGTAAGGTTGTATGAGTTGTCTTTAAGATTTAATTGTAAGGTTGTATGAGTTGTTTCGTAAAATTTATCGACTTGTAAAATGTATCGAAGGATGTATAAATTGTTTGAATGTTCAcaaatacaaaaatataaaataaaaataatgataataaaaaaaaagttatagcACCTCTTTGAAAATTGAAACCATGGAGTGTGGATTAGAtaacataaataaagaaaacatcTGTACCTCATACAAAGTAATAACTTATAAGAGGAAATGATAATGCAAAAATGGATATGGTTTCCATAAATAATATGGGTCaatagaaaatttgaaaatagaaatttaaaaacataactgtcctttaaataataataaggatTGACAGGAAATTTGAAGATAGAAGTTTGCTCGTCTATATGTTTGACAATACATTATAAAAACTGGattatgatttaaataattattttgaatatgtTGACAGTAATATTTAAAtcgtaaatttttttttacatactCACTAAATAATAGTTAACAATAAACTATTATGATTTGTTTATGCAAATAAATCTTGTCTTATAATATTATACAGTTAATTTAATGCGATAtctattttaatttctaaaaaaataaattgattttataTTGTGACATATTATAGttcaaaatattttatcttATTTAATATAGTTTTTTACCCGCTTAAAATCTGAAATTTAgttgaaaatatgaaaatattgttCACGAAATTTCCAATGTTCGGAtccaaaaacaaattttcaGTATTCAGCCAAACACATATTTGTCGAACTTAATGAAATTGGAAACATAAAACAACGTGTGGATATACATGTGTAtgtatttctttcttctttctttccttattCTCTTGATGACCCATTTATAGGGTCCTTTATGAATAATAAGCACCTCTTTACAAACGTATAAAATCTAATTGTCTGCTTACATTATAATACATTATATCATTTTATAACATATCGCGTTAGGGATTACCGTATACATTGTAATTCTAACATGATGATCATCTAGATCTTTATCATGAACAAAACATTTATATTGtgcttttcttcatttttctcttgTTTTTTTATGAACATTATTTTATCAATCGAGATGACCATCACCTTTAAGGTTATAATAGACATGACCATCCTTCACGTGATATGTTATAGTGTATCGGTGTACTATAACATAAGAAAAAGCAAAAGGCTAGAATTAAACATTTGTAAGAATTGAGTCATTAATCGTAAACCAATGTCTCATCTGAAAAGACAAACAAAAAGATAACTCTTTAATTTATGGGTGAATACACTACGGCATTGTATATCATTTTGATCTCTTTTCTTCTTAGTTTGGGAAGAAAACTAAGCCCCCTATATCACCTATTTTACGGATGACGAGAAGATTCTCTTTATGGCAGGCATTCATCTATGATCTATTGAATGTTTTAAGTGTACTTGGTAGTAAGTTATGTTTCGAACCATCTCATTTTCCTCTATTTTAATTTAGGGTTTTGATGATTATGGTACCCGATAAAAATGCGTCATCGTTGTGATGTTTTGTGAAATTGTTTTCGTATCATAATGTGCTTGAATACATGAGCTCCTAATGTGTGATTGATGCTAATATATATTTCTCTTTAATTCGAGCTCGAGCTGATTTGGTTCAGTTTTTTCCTGAAGCTCTAACCTCAATTTCCATCTCAGTAGAGATATGCTTGTAGTGAAGCTGTGCTTAAAACATTGAGAAAGTTTGAAAAGCCAAAATACTTGGAACAATAACCGAAacacaacaacaaaaaaagaaaacgatTCCATATTTATACGCAAAATAAGAAACCAACCACTAATGCACTATCCTTATCCCGATCAGGTCACCTCCATCAAATTTAAGAAGTAATATCCTAAATGAAATCAACCCACACTATTGATAGTATTGAGAGAAATGAAATCTCATCTTATTCATTCATCAAGAGAACCTCTCCTTAATACAACGTTACTGAAGATGGTTAAGATATCTTATCAAcaacataaaattaatttattaattataaatttttcttaGGAGagattgtatttttttcttaaaatacaaaattaaattattcctaatttaatatttaactATATAGTAAAAAACTTATTCTAGtaaaagacaaaaaagaagaattgCCCTATTTCCTAACTAGTTCTAAACGTACCTAATTTTACAAACTAAACTACCTTAGGATTCTAATTTACCCGCCCCACTACCGCCCCAAAATCTTTTGTAAATCTCTTCTTTTCTTCGAAGAACTTTGCAATTTGTTCCTTGGAGTAATTCAAGGTGCCAGTCTTTCTGGGCTTCCTTTAGTTTTACTTCTCTCGTCAGTTCTCCTTGGGGAAGCGGACAAGAAATCGGATTTCAGATCTTTGTCCAGGTataatgttttttttgtttttgttctaaTCGTCTTGGTGCACTTTAATTCTTTTTGGTTTGCAGTTCATTTGTTTGGTGGTTTATTCGTACATAACCTTATGCAGTAATTCGCATGTTTGTTCGGTCCacttgtctttttcttttccattcaTCTGTTTTAttggagagattttttgaaGATTGAATGAAAGATATATGTTTGGAGGCCATTTTTTGGTGGCATTATTAGATATGTAAATTTAGTGTATCATGGATTCTAGGGTTTCAAACTGAGTATAACTTAGGTTTGGGTTTGaagttaaattttgtttttaattttggttaatttttgtTTATGACTATATGGGTGTTTGGGGAGCTGGAATGCAATGAGGATTACTGAAATTAGAGGAAGATgctagttgtgtttattgaaatgccgacttgttttttttttttttaatcagtTTCTCAATACAGTTTATAGTCATGGAAACTGGGGACTCTGCTCCCCCTTCCCTCGGTCCTCGCTATGCACCGGATGACCCTACTCTTCCGAAACCTTGGAAGGGATTGATTGATGGGAGCAGTGGACTATCATACTACTGGAACCCTGAAACCAACGTTACTCAGTATGAGAAGCCGGTCTCTTTGCCACCACCATTACCACTTGGTCCTCATCCTGGGGTCTCTACTTCCAAGCCTACTTCAATCCCAGAGGCTCATTCAATGGTGTCAAATGGCACACTGGCACCTCATGTACAGCAAAATCATCATGTCCTTCAACAAGATGGCCAATTAAACAACCAGCTTTCTCAACAACCTGGACATCTGATCTCACAACAGCACAATTCTGGTCAGGTTGTTAATCACCATCCTGGCATGCAAATGGCACCAGACGGGCGACAACATAGCTCGCAATCGAACCAGGTCATGCCGCAACAGGGTGTGTTTGCAATGTCATCACAGCATATTGGCCCCCAGCAGGTGCATCAAGGTCAGAAAATGGCACATGCAAATCAACAAATGTCTCAACATCCTAACATTCAACCCCCACAAAATCCAGGACAAGCCCTACAGAATCCGGGACAACAAATGCCACAGCCATCAGTTCAGCATTTAGGACTGCCAAACATACAAAATCCAACCCCATTGGTTGGGCAGCCTCAAGGTCCACAATATTGTCAGCAGCAGCTTCAGTATACCAGTTACCAGCAAAACATACCTTCAAATGTGCAGCAAAATTCACAGCAGCAAGTTCAACAAAGCCCATATTCACAGCAGCAATCTCAACAAAGCCCTTTAGGTATGCCATTTGGTAACCACCTCGAGCAGAATCCAGCTTTTCTGAAGAGAGAGGAGAATATCCAGTCAGGAAACCAAGTTGGATTTTCTTCTTCCCAGCTTCAACAAAGTGGTGGCACCTCATCCATTCATAACCTACATTCTGGAACCAATTCTTCGCAAATGCAACAATTTGGTTTAGCATCAGATCAAGCACGACAATTTGGTAGCTCTCCGCGAAATATGCAACAGCAACATCCCGTGGTTCAATTGCAGAATGCAGGTGCTGAATTGACTCATCGCCATCATCATTCTAGATTCCAAGATCAAATGGGCCCAGCTGTGATGCAGGGGCAGCAAGCTGCTGCTGAAAACTTGCCAGGCAGAGATGGAAATGAACATTACTTTGGCAGGAATGAGGGGCCGGGGATTGGTCCACATCAGCCAAGGCTTGCAGCAATACCAATGGCAAGGAGCCAGCAGGTTCTTCATTTCACGTCCATTTGTAGttctttcattttcaattttcaaccttttgttttgtttt
Encoded proteins:
- the LOC103484188 gene encoding DEAD-box ATP-dependent RNA helicase 46-like isoform X3, with the translated sequence METGDSAPPSLGPRYAPDDPTLPKPWKGLIDGSTGLSYYWNPETNVTQYEKPVSLPPPLPLGPHPGVSISKPTSIPEAHSMPSSGTVAPHVQQNHYNIPQQDGQLNNQLSQQPGHLISQQHSSVASQVAVNHHPGMQMAPDGRQHGSQPNQVMQQQGVFGMSSQHIGQQQVMHQGQNMAHANQQMSQHPNQQPLQNPGQALQNPGQQMPQPSVQHLGQPNMQNPKPLVGQPQGPQYGQQQLQYIGYQQSLHPNVQQNSQQQVQQSPLVQPFGNHLEQKPAFLKRDEENIQSGNQVGFPSSQFQQSGGTPSIHNIHSGTNSSQMQQLGTFGSSPGNMQQQLPVGQVQHASTELTHRHHHSRFQDQMGPAVMQGQQPVAENLPGRGGNEYYFGRNEGSGIGPHQPRLAAIPMARSQQDSRMSGDPFPNSAPVHPSGTKFAGGPTHNLYSHGSGVPSLPNNALMGPPHVGVSDVNMSPVEVYRRQHEVTATGDNVPAPFMTFEATGFPPEILREIYSAGFSSPTPIQAQTWPIALQGRDIVAIAKTGSGKTLGYLLPAFILLRQCRNNPQNGPTVLVLAPTRELATQIQDEAIKFGRSSRVCCTCLYGGAPKGPQLKELDRGADIVVATPGRLNDILEMKMINFRQISLLVLDEADRMLDMGFEPQIRKIVNEIPPRRQTLMYTATWPKEVRKIANDLLVNSVQVNIGSVDELAANKAITQYVEVVPQMEKQRRLEQILRSQERGSKVIIFCSTKRLCDQLARNLGRGFGAAAIHGDKSQGERDWVLNQFRSGKSPILVATDVAARGLDIKDIRVVINYDFPTGIEDYVHRIGRTGRAGATGVAYTFFSEQDWKFSSDLIKVLEGAGQPVPPELRNMAMRGGPGFGKDRGGMGRYDAVMGGSRWDSGGRGGMSDAGFGGRSGARDGGFGGHGGMRDGGFGGRGGMRDGPGGRGGRGDFFSTRGRGRGFGGPMGGHVGWGRGDRGGPHDRFNGVDGRGRGRGQGRFDNRRDFSNRSRGRSYSRSPERVRTWGYSRSRSRSRSGSRSRSSRSWSRSRSRSHSRSRSRSRSWSRRYSRSRSRSRSQDNNERPRVRNFDKKDDPPPESVGTASPGTPKNGFEEKDVRQLAPMPGSSSMEATNPENGGDTSNEIVNAAAQVI
- the LOC103484188 gene encoding DEAD-box ATP-dependent RNA helicase 46-like isoform X8 — translated: METGDSAPPSLGPRYAPDDPTLPKPWKGLIDGSTGLSYYWNPETNVTQYEKPVSLPPPLPLGPHPGVSISKPTSIPEAHSMPSSGTVAPHVQQNHYNIPQQDGQLNNQLSQQPGHLISQQHSSVASQVAVNHHPGMQMAPDGRQHGSQPNQVMQQQGVFGMSSQHIGQQQVMHQGQNMAHANQQMSQHPNQQPLQNPGQALQNPGQQMPQPSVQHLGQPNMQNPKPLVGQPQGPQYGQQQLQYIGYQQSLHPNVQQNSQQQVQQSPLVQPFGNHLEQKPAFLKRDEENIQSGNQVGFPSSQFQQSGGTPSIHNIHSGTNSSQMQQLGTFGSSPGNMQQQLPVGQVQHASTELTHRHHHSRFQDQMGPAVMQGQQPVAENLPGRGGNEYYFGRNEGSGIGPHQPRLAAIPMARSQQDSRMSGDPFPNSAPVHPSGTKFAGGPTHNLYSHGSGVPSLPNNALMGPPHVGVSDVNMSPVEVYRRQHEVTATGDNVPAPFMTFEATGFPPEILREIYSAGFSSPTPIQAQTWPIALQGRDIVAIAKTGSGKTLGYLLPAFILLRQCRNNPQNGPTVLVLAPTRELATQIQDEAIKFGRSSRVCCTCLYGGAPKGPQLKELDRGADIVVATPGRLNDILEMKMINFRQISLLVLDEADRMLDMGFEPQIRKIVNEIPPRRQTLMYTATWPKEVRKIANDLLVNSVQVNIGSVDELAANKAITQYVEVVPQMEKQRRLEQILRSQERGSKVIIFCSTKRLCDQLARNLGRGFGAAAIHGDKSQGERDWVLNQFRSGKSPILVATDVAARGLDIKDIRVVINYDFPTGIEDYVHRIGRTGRAGATGVAYTFFSEQDWKFAADLIKVLEGAEQPVPPELQNMAMRGGPGFGKDRGGMGRHDAVMGGSRWDSGGRGGMSNGGFGGRGGARDGGFGGRGGMRDGGFGGRGGIRDGPGGRGGRGDFFSIRGRGRGFGGPPGGHVGWGRGDRGGPHNRFNGVDGRGHGRGQGRFDNRRDLSNRSRGRSYSRSPERVRTWGYSPSRSGSRSCSSRSWSRSRSRSHSRSRSRSRSRSWARRSRSRSRSQDNNKRPRVRNFDKKDNPPLESVGAASPDTQKNRFEEQEDARQLAPMPGSNNMEAMNPENGDTIDQTVNAGAQSNMNESE